The proteins below are encoded in one region of Mycobacterium botniense:
- a CDS encoding class I SAM-dependent methyltransferase yields MAFTTDDVSYLRSEPGGAALHVVAGFALTDATRVADTAAIRARFGDRTPVLVETTLLRRRAAAKLGGLGDVSSWLFTGEALQQASAAPVALHRARRLAGAVVHDATCSIGTELAALRDSAARVVGSDIDPVRLAMAHHNLGDTVDLCRADALHPVTRNTTVVVDPARRRYGRRRFAPRDYQPGLDQLLEVYRDRDLVVKCAPGIDFEMVRRLGFDGEIEVTSYRGSVREACLWSGGLAEPGVRRRASILDRGEQITDAEPDDCPVRPAGRWIVDPDGAVVRAGLVRHYAARHGLWQLDPDIAYLSGDRLPPDLRGFEVLEQHRFQETWLRRALSALDCGSLEILVRGVEVNPDALRWRLRLRGSRSLAAVITRLGSGSAGTAMVFVCRPSR; encoded by the coding sequence CTGGCCTTCACCACAGACGACGTCAGCTACCTCAGGTCCGAGCCGGGTGGGGCAGCCTTACACGTGGTGGCCGGGTTCGCGTTGACGGATGCCACCCGCGTCGCCGACACCGCAGCGATACGAGCACGGTTTGGTGACCGGACGCCTGTGCTGGTGGAGACGACCCTGCTGCGCCGGCGGGCGGCGGCCAAATTGGGCGGCTTGGGGGATGTGTCGAGCTGGCTGTTCACCGGTGAGGCGCTGCAGCAGGCCAGCGCGGCGCCGGTTGCCCTGCACCGGGCGCGGCGGCTGGCCGGTGCCGTGGTGCACGACGCGACCTGCTCTATCGGCACCGAGCTGGCGGCATTGCGGGATTCGGCTGCGCGCGTGGTGGGCAGCGATATCGACCCGGTGCGGCTGGCGATGGCACACCACAATCTTGGCGACACCGTCGATCTGTGCCGCGCGGATGCGCTGCATCCGGTGACCCGCAACACCACCGTTGTCGTCGACCCGGCCCGGCGCCGGTACGGGCGGCGGCGGTTCGCCCCCCGCGACTACCAGCCCGGGCTGGACCAGCTGCTGGAGGTGTACCGTGATCGAGATCTCGTCGTAAAGTGCGCGCCCGGAATCGATTTCGAGATGGTTCGTCGTCTCGGTTTCGACGGGGAGATCGAGGTGACCTCCTACCGCGGCTCAGTCCGCGAGGCGTGCCTGTGGTCGGGGGGATTGGCTGAGCCGGGGGTGCGGCGCCGCGCCAGCATTCTGGACCGCGGCGAACAGATCACCGACGCCGAACCCGATGACTGCCCGGTGCGGCCCGCCGGACGGTGGATCGTCGACCCGGATGGCGCGGTGGTCCGCGCGGGTCTGGTCCGCCACTACGCTGCACGGCACGGGCTGTGGCAGCTCGACCCCGACATCGCCTATCTGTCCGGCGACCGGCTGCCGCCCGACCTACGCGGCTTCGAGGTGCTTGAGCAGCACAGGTTTCAGGAGACCTGGCTTCGTCGGGCGCTGTCCGCTCTCGACTGCGGGTCGCTGGAAATCCTGGTGCGCGGTGTCGAGGTCAATCCCGACGCTCTGCGGTGGCGGCTCCGGTTGCGCGGCAGCCGATCCCTGGCCGCGGTCATCACCCGTCTTGGCTCGGGATCCGCCGGTACCGCGATGGTGTTCGTTTGCCGTCCCTCACGGTAG
- a CDS encoding class I SAM-dependent methyltransferase translates to MTSSDPSPQPHATAEQVEAARHDSKLAQVLYHDWEAENYDEKWSISYDQRCVEYARGRFDAVVPDREIRNLPYERALEIGCGTGFFLLNLIQAGVARRGSVTDLSPGMVKVAIRNGQSLGLDIDGRVADAEGVPYHDDTFDLVVGHAVLHHIPDVELSLREAIRVLRPGGRFVFAGEPTTVGDGYARALSTLTWRITTNVTKLPGLSSWRRPQAELDESSRAAALEALVDLHTFTPQDLERMATNAGAVEVATITEEFTAAMLGWPLRTVEAAVPPGRLGWGWARFAFTGWKTLSWMDANVWRHVVPKSWFYNVVLTGIKPS, encoded by the coding sequence ATGACGAGTAGCGATCCGTCGCCCCAGCCGCACGCCACAGCCGAACAAGTGGAGGCTGCCCGGCATGACAGCAAGCTTGCGCAGGTGCTCTACCACGATTGGGAGGCCGAGAACTACGACGAGAAGTGGTCGATCTCCTACGATCAGCGCTGCGTCGAGTATGCACGCGGCCGGTTCGACGCCGTCGTCCCCGACCGCGAAATCCGTAACCTGCCTTATGAAAGGGCGCTTGAAATAGGTTGCGGCACAGGATTTTTCCTGCTCAACTTGATCCAGGCCGGTGTCGCGCGGCGGGGCTCGGTCACTGATCTGTCACCGGGCATGGTCAAAGTTGCCATCCGCAATGGGCAGTCGCTGGGCTTAGACATCGACGGGCGGGTTGCTGACGCCGAAGGCGTCCCCTACCACGACGACACCTTTGACCTGGTGGTCGGGCACGCTGTGTTGCACCACATTCCCGATGTCGAGCTGTCTTTGCGCGAGGCCATCCGGGTGCTGCGGCCCGGTGGCCGGTTCGTGTTCGCCGGTGAGCCGACCACCGTCGGCGACGGCTACGCTCGCGCGTTATCGACGCTGACCTGGCGGATCACCACCAACGTCACCAAGCTGCCCGGTCTGAGCAGTTGGCGGCGTCCGCAAGCCGAACTCGACGAATCCTCACGTGCCGCCGCGCTGGAAGCCCTGGTCGACCTGCACACCTTCACACCGCAGGATCTGGAGCGGATGGCCACCAACGCCGGCGCGGTGGAGGTCGCGACAATCACCGAAGAGTTCACCGCTGCGATGCTGGGCTGGCCGCTGCGCACCGTCGAAGCGGCGGTCCCGCCAGGGCGGCTGGGCTGGGGATGGGCGCGGTTCGCCTTCACCGGCTGGAAGACCCTGAGCTGGATGGACGCCAACGTGTGGCGCCATGTGGTGCCGAAAAGCTGGTTTTATAACGTCGTGCTGACCGGGATCAAGCCGTCCTGA
- a CDS encoding NUDIX hydrolase, which produces MTSSTGEPFVPLTPRPAATVMLVRDTAEGLAVFMMRRHSAMEFAAGVMVFPGGGVDERDRNAEIAWTGPPPRWWAARFGIQADLAEALVCAAARETFEETGVLFAGPAANPHRIVGDASVYRSARRALAERTLSFADFLRREELVLRADLLRPWANWVTPEAERTRRYDTYFFVAALPEGQRADGENTESDRAGWTTPQAAIDDFASGRSFLLPPTWTQLDSLTGRTVADVLTVERQIAAVQPTLSGQRDNWEIEFFDSERYNQLRRQRRS; this is translated from the coding sequence ATGACCTCGTCAACCGGCGAGCCGTTCGTGCCGCTGACGCCGCGGCCGGCTGCGACCGTCATGTTGGTCCGTGACACCGCCGAGGGTCTCGCGGTGTTTATGATGCGACGTCACTCCGCGATGGAATTCGCCGCCGGGGTGATGGTGTTTCCCGGCGGCGGCGTCGACGAGCGGGACCGCAATGCGGAGATCGCCTGGACCGGGCCCCCGCCACGCTGGTGGGCGGCGCGGTTTGGTATTCAGGCCGACTTGGCTGAGGCGCTGGTGTGCGCGGCGGCCCGGGAAACCTTCGAAGAAACCGGGGTGCTGTTCGCGGGGCCGGCGGCAAATCCCCACCGCATCGTCGGGGACGCGTCGGTGTACCGTTCGGCCCGCCGCGCGCTGGCGGAGCGGACGCTGTCATTCGCCGACTTTCTGCGCCGGGAAGAGCTGGTGTTGCGCGCTGATCTGCTGCGCCCATGGGCGAACTGGGTAACACCGGAAGCCGAACGCACCCGCCGCTATGACACGTATTTCTTCGTCGCAGCACTCCCGGAGGGGCAGCGCGCCGACGGGGAAAACACCGAATCCGACCGTGCCGGCTGGACCACACCGCAGGCCGCCATCGACGATTTCGCCTCCGGGCGCAGCTTCCTGCTGCCACCGACCTGGACCCAGCTGGACTCGCTGACCGGCCGCACCGTTGCCGACGTGTTGACGGTAGAACGCCAGATTGCCGCGGTGCAGCCCACGCTGTCGGGTCAGCGTGACAACTGGGAGATCGAATTCTTCGACTCCGAGCGCTACAACCAGCTGCGCCGCCAGCGCCGGTCATGA
- a CDS encoding ABC transporter ATP-binding protein codes for MRRPGNRGGAAVRHDGRVSETASEAVDPDLLIDFRNVSLRRGGRLLVGPVDWTVELDERWVIVGPNGAGKTSLLRIAAAVEHPSSGVAYVLGERLGRVDMTELRSRVGLSSSVLAQRVPGHEVVRDLVMSASYAVLGRWRERYDDVDYTRAIDMLESLGAEHLAERTYDTLSEGERKRVLIARALMTDPELLLLDEPAAGLDLGGREELMARLTDLAADPDAPALVLVTHHVEEIPLGFSHGMLLSEGRVVAAGLLPEVLTAENLSAAFGQAIAVDVIDGRYFARRTRTRAAHRRRS; via the coding sequence CTGAGACGACCCGGCAACCGTGGCGGCGCTGCGGTACGGCACGATGGTCGGGTGTCCGAAACTGCAAGCGAGGCAGTCGACCCCGATCTGCTGATCGACTTCCGGAACGTCTCGTTACGCCGCGGCGGCCGGCTCTTGGTGGGGCCGGTGGACTGGACGGTCGAACTCGACGAACGATGGGTGATCGTCGGCCCCAACGGGGCCGGCAAGACCTCGCTGCTGCGTATCGCCGCGGCCGTCGAACACCCGTCGTCGGGGGTGGCCTACGTGCTTGGTGAGCGGTTGGGCCGGGTCGACATGACTGAACTGCGTTCCCGGGTGGGGCTGAGTTCGTCGGTGCTGGCGCAGCGAGTGCCCGGTCACGAAGTGGTCCGCGACCTGGTCATGTCGGCCAGCTACGCGGTGCTGGGCCGCTGGCGGGAACGCTACGACGATGTCGACTACACCCGCGCGATCGACATGCTGGAAAGCCTGGGCGCCGAGCACTTGGCCGAACGCACCTACGACACATTGTCGGAAGGCGAGCGTAAACGGGTGCTGATCGCACGCGCGTTGATGACCGACCCGGAGCTGCTGCTGCTCGACGAACCCGCAGCCGGCCTGGATCTGGGCGGGCGTGAGGAGTTGATGGCACGGCTGACCGACCTGGCCGCTGACCCCGACGCCCCGGCGCTGGTGCTGGTCACCCATCACGTCGAGGAAATTCCGCTCGGGTTTAGCCACGGGATGTTGCTGTCCGAGGGGCGGGTGGTGGCGGCGGGTTTGCTTCCTGAGGTACTGACTGCTGAAAACCTCTCGGCGGCGTTCGGGCAGGCTATTGCCGTGGACGTTATCGATGGGCGCTACTTCGCCCGGCGTACCCGCACCCGCGCGGCCCACCGGAGACGCTCATGA
- a CDS encoding outer membrane protein assembly factor BamB family protein, protein MSSAAVAVVALGGCGTTDSWVTATAAQGWPAQYGDASNSSYTPTAGATSLALQWTRSVKGSLAAGPALSGRGWMALNAQTPAGCSLMEWENNDNGRQRWCVRLVQGGGFAGPLFDGFDNLYVGEPGAIISFPPTQWTRWRRPVIGMPTTPRILDSGQLLVVTHLGQVLVFDAHRGAVVGSALDLVDGVDPTDSARGLADCAPARPGCPVAAAPAFGPASAMLVVSVWQPGAKASVLVGLKYHPGQTPLLTREWTSDAVAAGVLASPVFAADGSTVYVNGRDNRLWALAAADGKPKWSVPLGFLAQTPPAVAPGGRVVSGGGPGTRLVAFRDAGDHAEQLWRRDDVSPLSTSSLAGPGVGYTVVSGTPQAGLVLLIFDAATGRTIRSYPLPEATGYPVGVSVARDRRVVTATSDGQVYSFTPR, encoded by the coding sequence GTGTCGTCAGCGGCCGTCGCCGTGGTCGCCCTCGGCGGGTGCGGCACTACCGACTCATGGGTCACGGCGACGGCCGCGCAGGGCTGGCCGGCGCAATACGGCGACGCATCCAACAGCAGCTACACCCCGACAGCCGGGGCGACCAGCTTGGCCTTGCAGTGGACCCGCTCGGTGAAGGGCAGCCTCGCGGCGGGACCGGCTCTCAGCGGGCGAGGCTGGATGGCGCTCAATGCGCAGACACCTGCCGGGTGCTCGCTGATGGAATGGGAGAACAACGACAACGGCCGCCAGCGCTGGTGCGTGCGGCTGGTGCAGGGCGGCGGTTTCGCCGGCCCGTTATTCGACGGGTTCGACAACCTCTACGTCGGTGAGCCCGGGGCGATCATCTCTTTTCCGCCCACACAATGGACACGATGGCGGCGGCCGGTGATCGGGATGCCCACCACCCCAAGGATTCTCGATAGTGGCCAGCTGCTCGTGGTGACCCATCTGGGTCAGGTGCTCGTTTTCGACGCGCACCGTGGCGCCGTGGTCGGCAGCGCCCTGGACCTGGTCGACGGTGTCGACCCCACCGATTCCGCCCGTGGCCTGGCCGATTGCGCGCCGGCCCGGCCGGGCTGTCCGGTCGCCGCCGCTCCCGCGTTCGGGCCGGCCAGCGCGATGCTGGTGGTGAGTGTCTGGCAACCCGGCGCCAAGGCTTCGGTCCTCGTCGGGTTGAAGTATCACCCCGGGCAGACGCCGCTGCTGACGCGCGAGTGGACCAGTGACGCGGTCGCTGCCGGCGTGCTGGCCAGCCCGGTGTTCGCTGCCGATGGTTCGACCGTCTACGTCAACGGCCGCGACAACCGGCTGTGGGCGCTGGCCGCCGCCGATGGGAAACCGAAATGGTCGGTGCCGCTGGGGTTTCTGGCGCAGACACCGCCCGCCGTCGCGCCGGGCGGGCGGGTCGTTTCGGGCGGCGGTCCCGGCACGCGGCTGGTCGCGTTCCGGGACGCCGGTGACCACGCCGAGCAGCTCTGGCGCCGTGACGACGTGAGTCCGCTGTCGACATCGAGCCTGGCCGGTCCGGGCGTGGGCTACACCGTGGTCAGCGGCACACCGCAGGCCGGGTTAGTGTTGCTGATCTTCGATGCGGCCACTGGCCGCACTATTCGCAGCTATCCGCTGCCGGAGGCGACCGGCTATCCGGTCGGCGTGTCGGTTGCGCGTGACCGCCGGGTGGTGACCGCGACCAGCGATGGTCAGGTGTACAGTTTCACGCCGCGGTAG
- a CDS encoding esterase, whose protein sequence is MRNLMTAAILAGAVVAGGPAGSARAAPSACASLGGTLGTGQMCQVHTVTPSYTLDMSFPVDYPDQQALLDYLTQNRDGFINVAQTPGAREVPYQMDVTAEQYRSGQPPHGTQSVVLKVFEDLGGPRPSTSFKAFNYDLDPPHPVTFDTLFAPGSKPLDAIYPVVQRELGRQTGLGGAILPGAGLDPSHYQNFAITDDDLIFYFAPGELLPPFAGATQVRVPRSAIPPLAV, encoded by the coding sequence ATGCGCAATCTGATGACCGCGGCGATACTGGCCGGCGCGGTCGTGGCGGGAGGGCCGGCCGGGTCAGCGCGGGCCGCGCCGTCGGCGTGCGCCAGCTTGGGCGGCACTCTCGGAACCGGCCAGATGTGTCAGGTGCACACGGTGACCCCCAGCTACACCTTGGATATGTCTTTCCCGGTCGACTACCCCGACCAGCAGGCGCTGCTTGACTATCTGACCCAAAACCGCGACGGGTTTATCAATGTCGCGCAGACACCCGGGGCGCGCGAAGTGCCCTACCAGATGGACGTTACCGCCGAGCAGTACCGCTCGGGCCAACCGCCGCACGGAACTCAGAGTGTGGTGCTCAAAGTCTTCGAAGACCTGGGCGGGCCCCGTCCGTCGACTTCGTTCAAGGCATTCAACTACGATCTCGACCCACCGCACCCCGTCACATTCGACACCTTGTTCGCCCCGGGCAGCAAACCACTGGACGCCATTTACCCGGTCGTGCAGCGCGAACTGGGGCGACAGACCGGGCTGGGCGGCGCGATATTGCCCGGTGCCGGCCTGGATCCCTCGCACTACCAGAACTTCGCCATCACCGACGACGACCTGATCTTCTACTTCGCCCCGGGTGAACTTCTGCCGCCGTTTGCCGGCGCCACCCAGGTGCGGGTGCCGCGCAGCGCCATCCCGCCGCTTGCGGTATAG
- the serB gene encoding phosphoserine phosphatase SerB produces the protein MSTSPRVSALITVTGVDKPGVTAALFEVLSGHKVELLNVEQVVIRGRLTLGVLVSAALDAEEGRALRDEVETVIHQMGLDVTIERSDDLPVIREPSTHTIVVLGRPITADAFGAVAREVAALGVNIDLIRGVSDYPVTGLELRVSVPPGTGSQLQAALTRVAADERIDVALEDYSLERRAKRLIVFDVDSTLIQGEVIEMLAARAGVQDAVAAITEKAMRGELDFAASLQQRVAALAGLPAQVLDEVAGQLELTPGARTTLRTLRRLGFHIGVVSGGFRQIIDPLARELMLDFVAANELEIRQGKLTGRVVGPIIDRAGKAKALRDFAHQAGVPMEQTVAVGDGANDIDMLAAAGLGVAFNAKPALRQVADASLSYPYLDTVLFLLGVTRGEIEAADAVDGVVRRVDIPPE, from the coding sequence GTGAGTACCTCCCCTAGGGTTTCAGCGTTGATCACCGTTACCGGTGTGGACAAACCCGGTGTGACGGCGGCGCTGTTCGAGGTGCTCTCCGGGCACAAGGTCGAGTTGCTCAACGTCGAACAGGTCGTGATCCGGGGCCGGCTCACACTGGGGGTGCTGGTATCGGCAGCGCTGGATGCCGAGGAGGGCAGGGCGCTGCGCGACGAAGTGGAAACCGTCATCCACCAGATGGGTTTGGACGTCACCATCGAGCGCAGCGACGACCTGCCCGTCATCCGGGAACCGTCGACGCACACCATCGTCGTGCTCGGTCGCCCGATCACCGCTGACGCCTTCGGTGCGGTCGCTCGCGAGGTGGCCGCGCTCGGTGTCAACATCGACCTCATCCGCGGCGTCTCCGACTATCCGGTGACCGGGCTCGAGTTGCGGGTGTCGGTTCCGCCGGGCACCGGCAGCCAGCTACAGGCCGCCCTGACCCGGGTGGCCGCCGACGAACGCATCGATGTGGCGCTGGAGGACTACAGCCTGGAGCGGCGCGCCAAACGGTTGATCGTCTTCGACGTTGATTCCACCCTGATTCAAGGCGAGGTCATCGAAATGCTGGCCGCCCGGGCCGGTGTGCAGGACGCTGTCGCCGCGATCACCGAAAAGGCGATGCGCGGCGAGCTGGATTTCGCTGCGTCACTGCAGCAGCGGGTGGCGGCATTAGCGGGCCTGCCCGCGCAGGTGCTTGACGAGGTCGCCGGCCAGCTGGAACTGACACCCGGCGCGCGCACCACACTGCGGACACTGCGGCGGCTGGGTTTTCACATCGGGGTGGTCTCCGGGGGCTTCCGCCAGATCATCGATCCGCTGGCCCGTGAACTGATGCTGGACTTCGTCGCCGCCAACGAGCTTGAGATCCGCCAGGGTAAGCTCACCGGCCGGGTTGTCGGCCCGATTATCGATCGTGCCGGAAAAGCCAAGGCCCTGCGCGACTTCGCGCACCAGGCCGGTGTGCCAATGGAACAGACCGTCGCGGTGGGCGACGGGGCCAATGACATCGACATGCTGGCTGCGGCCGGACTCGGGGTAGCGTTCAACGCCAAGCCCGCATTACGGCAGGTCGCTGACGCGTCGCTGAGCTACCCGTATCTGGACACGGTGTTGTTTTTGCTCGGCGTGACACGGGGAGAGATCGAGGCCGCCGACGCGGTCGACGGGGTTGTGCGGCGGGTCGATATCCCGCCCGAGTAA